One window of the Solanum stenotomum isolate F172 chromosome 11, ASM1918654v1, whole genome shotgun sequence genome contains the following:
- the LOC125845603 gene encoding zinc finger protein ZAT11-like has protein sequence MTSMKRSREDNMQIEVEAMANCALMALLSRFNNTSSSSDHHEINDFECKTCNKRFPSFQALGGHRASHNKKPRLLGEFLVQTNKKNKMHKCSICGVEFSLGQALGGHMRRHRDEINKITDEKTMIPILKKSNSSKRIFCLDLNLTPRDDNVDFKLWPTTPIASPVLRCFF, from the coding sequence ATGACATCCATGAAAAGAAGCAGAGAAGACAATATGCAAATTGAAGTAGAGGCCATGGCTAATTGTGCCTTAATGGCGCTTTTGTCTCGTTTCAACAACACTTCTTCATCATCAGATCATCatgaaattaatgattttgaaTGCAAGACTTGTAATAAACGGTTTCCGTCTTTCCAAGCCTTAGGCGGTCATCGTGCAAGTCATAATAAAAAGCCAAGATTACTCGGAGAGTTTCTTGTTCAAACCAACAAAAAGAATAAGATGCATAAATGCTCTATTTGTGGTGTGGAGTTTTCATTGGGTCAAGCATTAGGCGGTCACATGAGGCGTCATCGtgatgaaattaataaaattacagATGAAAAGACGATGATTCCGATTTTGAAGAAGTCAAATAGTAGCAAGAGGATATTTTGTTTGGATTTAAACTTAACCCCTCGTGATGATAATGTTGATTTCAAGTTATGGCCAACAACACCAATTGCATCTCCTGTTTTGCGATGCTTTTTTTAA